One Streptomyces dangxiongensis genomic window, CTGCGCTCCCGTTTCGCCCTGCTCTTCGGCGTGCTCACGCCCCTGCTCTACCTGCTCTTCTTCGGTCCGCTGCTGACCGGCCTGCCGCTCGGCGGTGAGGGCAGCTCCTGGCAGGTGCTGGTGCCCGGCCTGCTGCTCCAACTCGGCATGTTCGGGGCACTGTTCGCCGGGTTCACGGTCATCGTGGAGAAGGGGCAGGGGGTGCTGGAGCGGATGCGGGTGACCCCGGTCAGCCGGCTCGCCCTGCTGCTCGGCCGGGTGCTGCGCGACGCCACGGTCTTCGTTTTCCAGGCGGTGCTGCTGGTGCTGGCCGCGCTGGTGATGGGCCTGCGCGCGCCGCTGGCCGGCGTGCTGATCGGCTTCGCGTTCGTCGCGCTGCTGACGGTCTCGCTGGCCTCGCTGTCGTACGCGCTCGGCATGAAGGT contains:
- a CDS encoding ABC transporter permease yields the protein MLLHDTALVYGRYLRQSLRSRFALLFGVLTPLLYLLFFGPLLTGLPLGGEGSSWQVLVPGLLLQLGMFGALFAGFTVIVEKGQGVLERMRVTPVSRLALLLGRVLRDATVFVFQAVLLVLAALVMGLRAPLAGVLIGFAFVALLTVSLASLSYALGMKVRTPQEFGPLINAVSMPSMLLSGLMLPMSLAPGWLDVLSHLVPFRYLVDAVRDAYVGRYATTHMLHGVLVAVGFSVLAVTVGTRLFRTAGA